From a region of the Nonlabens sp. Hel1_33_55 genome:
- a CDS encoding MATE family efflux transporter — protein sequence MILSAYTREFKRNLTIAVPIMAGQVAHLLVALADNIMVGKLGAAQLAAVSLGNTFIFIALSVGIGFSFAITPLVAEADGNQNTLVARAAFHNGFVMCAVNGLLLVLLLFLAEPILYKLDQPQEVVELAIPYMRIVGISLIPLMLFQAMKQFSDGLSLTRNAMYATLIANVINVAINYLLIYGNWGFPRLEVEGAAYGTLISRILMVLLLFYILKNSTSTMFYFKKIGKLSWTYMKSLLNLGLPTALQMFFEVSLFTSAIFLSGMLGTEEQAANQIALNLSALTFMVAVGLSVTATIRVGNHLAPEKRPDLIRVARSIFLMAIIVDIAFALFFYLGRNFLPEIYIEDPTVIELASGLLLIAALFQISDGLQVVVLGALRGLQDVWVPSLICFCAYTLIGFPISYYSSLHADFGINGIWLGLLVGLSVSALLMYLRFRYLTRQSLLS from the coding sequence ATGATTCTAAGCGCTTACACTAGAGAGTTCAAACGTAATTTGACAATCGCCGTACCCATTATGGCAGGTCAGGTCGCTCATTTATTGGTGGCACTGGCAGATAATATTATGGTTGGTAAATTGGGTGCGGCTCAATTGGCTGCTGTCTCTCTGGGAAATACTTTTATTTTTATCGCGCTTTCTGTTGGAATAGGTTTTTCATTTGCAATAACTCCACTTGTTGCAGAAGCTGATGGTAACCAAAACACGTTAGTAGCCCGCGCTGCTTTTCATAATGGTTTTGTAATGTGTGCCGTCAATGGGCTTCTTTTGGTCTTATTACTATTCCTAGCAGAGCCTATTCTTTATAAATTGGATCAGCCGCAAGAAGTGGTAGAGCTAGCCATCCCATATATGCGTATTGTAGGTATATCATTGATTCCGTTGATGCTTTTCCAAGCAATGAAGCAGTTCTCTGATGGTTTATCGCTTACGCGAAATGCAATGTACGCCACCTTAATTGCTAACGTAATCAATGTGGCAATCAATTATCTCTTGATATATGGTAATTGGGGATTCCCAAGGCTTGAGGTGGAAGGAGCAGCCTATGGTACGTTGATCTCGAGAATTTTGATGGTCTTATTATTATTTTACATTCTGAAGAACAGCACGAGTACCATGTTCTACTTCAAGAAAATCGGAAAGCTGTCTTGGACTTATATGAAGTCTCTGCTTAATCTAGGACTGCCTACTGCTCTCCAGATGTTTTTTGAAGTTTCATTATTTACATCTGCCATCTTTCTATCCGGAATGCTGGGAACTGAAGAACAGGCGGCAAATCAAATTGCACTTAACTTATCTGCGTTGACCTTTATGGTAGCTGTAGGTTTAAGTGTTACGGCGACCATAAGGGTAGGAAATCATTTAGCTCCTGAAAAACGACCTGATTTGATTAGAGTCGCTAGGTCTATATTTTTGATGGCAATAATCGTAGACATAGCTTTTGCTTTGTTTTTCTATTTGGGAAGAAATTTCCTTCCAGAAATATATATAGAAGATCCCACAGTAATTGAGTTGGCCTCCGGTCTCTTACTAATTGCTGCATTATTTCAAATAAGCGATGGATTACAGGTTGTTGTTCTCGGAGCATTAAGAGGCCTTCAAGATGTTTGGGTTCCAAGTTTAATCTGCTTTTGCGCCTATACCCTGATTGGATTTCCTATTTCATACTATTCTTCCCTGCATGCAGATTTTGGCATTAATGGTATTTGGCTAGGTCTGTTAGTAGGGTTATCAGTATCTGCTCTGTTAATGTATTTACGATTTAGATATCTGACAAGGCAATCGCTTCTTTCTTAG
- a CDS encoding M20/M25/M40 family metallo-hydrolase: MNRAILMLGVMLMSFAFAKAQSPQTQQDSTVLRTIYNHNLTNSKSYQWLEHLSNEIGGRLSGSPQAQMAVEYTLAELSKVADTAYLQPVMVPRWTRGTPEVAYFETKDGVRIKVNVCALGGSVATQPSGKSAQIIEVDGIEDLEKLGKSAISGKYVFYNRPMKATKIQTFEAYGGCVDQRYSGAAAAAEYGAVGVIVRSMNLRMDDLPHTGAMSYGDLPIDQYIPAAAISTNDAEKLHAALENDQDLKFFLQQDCTNHGEVQSYNVIAEIKGNQFPDEVILVGGHLDSWDLGDGSHDDGAGVVQSMQVLETIKSTNYKPKRTIRAVLFMNEENGLRGANAYAEQAMIKNQKHILALESDAGGFSPRGFRFDTNPAQMSQIESWKPLFAPYLIHYFELGGSGADVGPLKDTGAVLAGLRPDSQRYFDYHHASNDTFEAVNKRELELGAATMSSLVFLYDKYGLVSTFKN, encoded by the coding sequence ATGAATAGAGCTATTTTGATGTTAGGAGTGATGTTGATGAGTTTCGCTTTCGCGAAAGCGCAATCTCCACAAACCCAGCAAGATTCTACAGTCCTGCGAACCATTTACAATCACAACTTGACAAATTCCAAAAGCTATCAATGGCTCGAGCATTTGTCAAACGAAATAGGCGGTAGGTTATCCGGATCACCACAAGCACAAATGGCGGTAGAATACACTCTCGCAGAACTCTCCAAAGTAGCGGACACTGCTTATTTGCAACCGGTCATGGTTCCTAGATGGACACGTGGCACACCAGAAGTAGCTTACTTTGAAACCAAAGATGGAGTTAGAATCAAGGTAAATGTATGTGCATTGGGTGGTTCTGTAGCGACACAGCCTTCTGGTAAATCTGCCCAAATCATAGAAGTTGACGGAATTGAAGATCTCGAGAAATTGGGAAAATCTGCTATTTCTGGAAAGTATGTGTTCTACAACAGACCTATGAAAGCCACTAAAATTCAAACTTTTGAAGCCTATGGAGGTTGCGTAGATCAAAGGTATTCTGGTGCCGCAGCTGCTGCGGAATATGGTGCGGTTGGTGTTATAGTTAGATCAATGAATCTGAGAATGGACGATTTACCACACACTGGAGCCATGAGTTACGGCGATTTGCCCATCGATCAATATATTCCTGCGGCTGCGATCAGTACAAACGATGCAGAGAAGTTACATGCTGCCTTAGAAAATGATCAAGATTTAAAGTTCTTTTTACAACAAGACTGCACGAATCATGGCGAGGTCCAATCATATAATGTTATTGCAGAGATAAAGGGCAATCAGTTTCCCGACGAGGTAATTCTTGTTGGAGGACACTTGGATTCTTGGGATTTGGGCGATGGTAGTCATGACGACGGTGCTGGAGTAGTACAGTCTATGCAAGTCTTAGAAACAATCAAGTCAACCAACTATAAACCTAAGCGTACGATAAGAGCCGTACTATTCATGAATGAGGAAAACGGCTTAAGAGGAGCAAACGCCTATGCAGAACAAGCCATGATCAAAAACCAAAAACACATTCTAGCATTGGAAAGCGATGCAGGTGGCTTTAGTCCACGAGGTTTTAGGTTTGACACAAATCCAGCGCAAATGAGTCAGATTGAATCCTGGAAACCCTTATTCGCTCCTTACCTAATCCATTATTTTGAGTTGGGTGGTAGCGGTGCAGATGTTGGTCCATTGAAAGATACGGGAGCTGTGCTTGCTGGTTTGCGACCTGATTCTCAACGTTATTTTGATTACCATCATGCTTCTAACGATACTTTTGAAGCTGTGAACAAACGAGAACTGGAATTGGGAGCAGCCACTATGAGTTCTTTAGTTTTTCTATACGATAAGTATGGATTGGTTTCCACCTTTAAAAACTAA
- a CDS encoding PPK2 family polyphosphate kinase, giving the protein MNLDQYKATPDKPLKEYATAPQNPLDKKAAKKALKKSRKELADFQERMYAHDRHAVLVCFQGMDTSGKDSLIREVFKDFNVRGVEQHSFKVPTELELSHGYLWRHYIALPSKGHFGIFNRTHYENVLVTRVHPEYLLSENLPDIHKPEDADDEFWNMRFEQINNFEKELVQNGTKVFKFFLNLSKEEQKNRLLRRLRLPEKNWKFSAGDLKERAIWDKYMHAYEQAIQHTTTPQAPWHVIPADDKPMARYIVCQILVEQLSKLDDVKFPELDEKTASRLDEFKNLLNNE; this is encoded by the coding sequence ATGAATCTAGACCAGTATAAAGCAACGCCAGACAAGCCTCTAAAAGAATACGCAACTGCACCTCAAAATCCGTTGGATAAAAAAGCTGCAAAAAAAGCCCTGAAAAAAAGCCGAAAGGAATTGGCAGATTTTCAGGAACGCATGTATGCTCATGATCGCCACGCTGTTTTGGTCTGTTTTCAAGGAATGGATACATCTGGAAAGGATAGTTTGATAAGAGAAGTTTTTAAGGATTTTAATGTTCGCGGTGTAGAACAACATAGCTTCAAAGTCCCGACAGAATTAGAGTTATCGCACGGTTATTTGTGGAGGCATTACATCGCATTACCTTCAAAAGGTCACTTCGGCATTTTTAACAGAACCCATTATGAAAACGTACTGGTCACAAGAGTCCACCCAGAATATTTGTTGAGCGAGAATCTACCAGATATTCATAAACCAGAGGATGCTGACGATGAGTTTTGGAACATGCGATTTGAACAGATCAATAACTTTGAAAAGGAGCTGGTGCAGAATGGTACTAAGGTTTTCAAATTTTTCTTGAACCTTAGCAAAGAAGAGCAAAAGAATCGGTTATTACGACGGTTGCGATTACCAGAAAAAAACTGGAAATTCTCTGCCGGCGACCTCAAGGAACGAGCTATTTGGGACAAGTATATGCACGCTTATGAGCAAGCCATCCAGCACACCACAACACCGCAGGCGCCTTGGCACGTGATTCCGGCAGATGATAAACCTATGGCGCGCTACATAGTTTGCCAGATTCTAGTAGAACAACTCAGCAAGCTGGATGACGTCAAATTTCCAGAACTGGATGAAAAAACCGCAAGCCGTCTTGATGAATTTAAAAACCTATTGAATAATGAATAG
- a CDS encoding sigma-54-dependent transcriptional regulator: MTSNILLIEDEAAIRRVLTKILSEENKGYNVTEASDGLEGIELAKDNDYDLILCDIKMPKMDGVEVLTALKKIKPEIPIVMISGHGDLDTAVNTMRLGAFDYISKPPDLNRLLNTVRNALDRKELVVENKRLKKKVSKNYEMVGESELITIIKNIIEKVAPTEARVLITGENGTGKELVAHWLHEKSGRSSGPFIEVNCAAIPSELIESELFGHVKGSFTGANKDRAGKFEAANGGTIFLDEIGDMSLNAQAKVLRALQENKIQRVGSDRDIKVDVRILAATNKNLKKEIEENNFREDLYHRLAVILLNVPSLNERREDIAILVEHFSNKISTEQGMPVKDFDDKAIKLLQEYDWTGNIRELRNVVERLIILGGKEISEKDVKLFASK, encoded by the coding sequence ATGACTTCAAATATTTTATTGATAGAAGATGAAGCAGCGATAAGGCGTGTGCTTACTAAAATACTTTCAGAAGAAAACAAAGGATACAATGTCACCGAGGCCAGCGATGGATTAGAAGGTATTGAACTGGCAAAAGATAATGATTATGATCTAATCCTTTGTGATATCAAGATGCCAAAAATGGATGGCGTCGAGGTTCTCACGGCTCTCAAAAAGATAAAACCAGAAATTCCTATTGTCATGATCTCTGGACATGGTGATCTTGATACAGCGGTGAATACCATGCGCTTAGGAGCTTTTGACTACATCTCCAAACCACCAGATTTAAACAGACTTCTCAATACAGTGCGCAATGCATTGGATCGTAAAGAGCTGGTTGTGGAAAACAAAAGGCTTAAGAAAAAGGTGAGCAAGAACTATGAGATGGTAGGCGAGAGTGAACTCATCACCATCATCAAAAATATTATTGAAAAGGTAGCACCAACCGAAGCACGTGTACTCATAACAGGAGAAAATGGTACTGGTAAGGAATTGGTTGCACACTGGTTGCACGAAAAGAGTGGTCGTTCCAGCGGTCCTTTTATTGAAGTGAATTGCGCCGCGATTCCTAGTGAGCTAATTGAAAGTGAATTATTTGGTCATGTTAAAGGTAGTTTTACTGGAGCTAATAAAGATCGTGCCGGGAAATTTGAGGCCGCTAATGGTGGTACTATTTTTCTTGATGAGATAGGAGACATGAGTTTGAACGCTCAAGCCAAAGTATTGCGAGCCTTACAAGAGAATAAAATACAGCGAGTAGGTAGCGATCGCGACATTAAAGTAGACGTGCGTATTCTTGCAGCCACAAACAAAAACCTCAAGAAGGAAATAGAGGAAAATAACTTCAGAGAAGACTTGTATCACAGATTAGCGGTCATTCTCCTTAACGTGCCATCTCTTAATGAGCGTCGGGAAGATATAGCCATATTAGTAGAGCATTTCTCCAATAAGATTTCTACAGAACAAGGAATGCCAGTGAAAGACTTTGACGATAAAGCTATAAAGCTTCTTCAAGAATATGATTGGACTGGAAATATTAGAGAACTACGCAATGTAGTGGAACGTCTCATCATTTTGGGAGGTAAGGAAATAAGCGAGAAAGACGTAAAACTATTTGCAAGTAAATAA
- a CDS encoding mechanosensitive ion channel family protein — translation MAQVLMNIDWQQIRDFLTYQIIEGDPRKEEFHFDTWMLLLIVVGLFLTGLFLRVVKNFFTRKMEPSDKLKFQSIFKFFNYIVYLTVILVILSSSGINLTGILTASAAIFVGIGFALQDFFKDIIAGITILVDKSVLVNDVVEMNDKVARVFEIKLRSTRAITRDDKVLIIPNHLFLTEIIYNFTQNHSKTRESVHVGVSYGSDVRKVERLLIECAKAEKAILKSPEPFVMFNNFGDSSLDFGIYFFIRDSFVDLRIKSNLRFAIDAAFRENGVTIPFPQRDVHFYQSKPINYQNSSENTSNEDDN, via the coding sequence ATGGCTCAAGTACTAATGAATATCGACTGGCAACAAATCCGGGACTTTCTGACGTATCAGATTATCGAAGGAGACCCTAGAAAAGAGGAATTCCATTTTGATACATGGATGTTGCTTTTAATAGTCGTTGGTCTTTTTCTCACAGGTTTATTCCTTAGAGTAGTAAAGAATTTTTTTACCAGAAAGATGGAGCCTTCAGATAAACTGAAGTTTCAGAGCATCTTTAAGTTTTTCAATTACATAGTTTATCTGACGGTAATACTGGTAATTTTAAGTAGTTCTGGTATCAATTTGACGGGTATTTTGACGGCGAGTGCCGCAATTTTTGTAGGTATTGGTTTTGCCCTTCAAGATTTTTTCAAGGATATTATTGCGGGTATCACCATATTGGTCGACAAATCGGTTTTGGTCAATGATGTGGTAGAGATGAATGACAAAGTGGCCAGAGTTTTTGAAATCAAACTGCGCAGCACAAGGGCGATTACAAGAGATGATAAGGTACTCATCATTCCCAATCACCTGTTCTTGACTGAGATCATTTATAACTTCACCCAGAACCATAGCAAGACCCGTGAATCTGTTCATGTAGGCGTGTCGTATGGCAGTGACGTGCGTAAGGTGGAGCGCTTGTTAATTGAGTGTGCCAAAGCCGAAAAAGCCATTCTCAAAAGTCCGGAACCCTTTGTGATGTTCAACAATTTTGGAGACAGCAGCCTGGATTTTGGAATCTACTTTTTCATTCGTGACAGTTTTGTGGACCTTAGGATCAAGAGCAATTTGAGGTTTGCGATTGACGCGGCATTCCGTGAGAATGGTGTCACCATTCCATTCCCGCAAAGAGATGTACATTTTTACCAATCAAAGCCAATCAATTACCAGAATAGTAGTGAGAATACTTCCAATGAAGATGATAATTAA